Proteins encoded within one genomic window of Halocatena marina:
- a CDS encoding methyltransferase yields the protein MKRAPYELTLASRVSSARSEYRFRTADGVVSKQSFREAELLLLDALWDVPLGHFLCLEANYGVVGTVLSEQADSVEMTESSARAAQLCAHNSRENDAGASVSLSSDLTTHERAFDSVAYAPRQYTPLSIGKQRIANALSVLRPNGCLYLAASKQTGLTRYEACLSEIAADVTLVSERGEYQLLEARGHVSDPQTYVTPRRIHATVNGIDLTLLSVPGLFAANALDSGSRLLLETIENEIKDHERVLDLCCGYGAFGVYAASVADCDVWLSDDDCLATACAKRSLRASGVVGTVVTADCVEDSAIPRSVDRILCNPPTHAGTGVLSELFAGARAVLAPNGRLTMVHHRELDLREHLTGFDGIEINHTGSDHVVLNATL from the coding sequence ATGAAGCGAGCGCCCTATGAACTGACGCTCGCATCGCGGGTGTCCAGTGCCCGTTCTGAATATCGATTTCGGACTGCCGATGGTGTTGTTTCAAAGCAGTCGTTTCGGGAGGCAGAGTTATTATTGCTGGATGCTCTCTGGGACGTTCCGCTCGGCCATTTCCTCTGTCTGGAGGCGAACTACGGCGTCGTCGGAACTGTTCTTTCCGAACAGGCAGATTCGGTCGAGATGACAGAATCGAGTGCACGAGCAGCACAGCTGTGTGCGCACAACAGCCGGGAAAACGATGCTGGCGCGTCAGTTTCACTATCATCTGATCTCACGACACACGAGCGTGCGTTTGATTCAGTCGCGTATGCGCCCAGGCAGTACACGCCGCTCTCGATCGGGAAACAGCGGATCGCCAATGCGCTATCTGTGCTTCGACCGAACGGTTGTCTGTATCTCGCCGCGTCGAAGCAGACTGGCCTCACTCGATACGAGGCGTGTCTCAGCGAGATTGCGGCCGATGTCACTCTAGTTTCTGAACGAGGTGAGTATCAGCTTCTCGAAGCTCGTGGACACGTCTCCGATCCGCAGACCTACGTCACTCCACGACGAATTCACGCGACTGTGAACGGAATTGATCTCACTCTCCTTTCCGTTCCGGGCTTGTTCGCCGCAAACGCACTCGATAGCGGCTCTCGACTCCTTCTAGAAACAATCGAAAACGAGATCAAAGATCACGAGCGCGTTTTGGATCTCTGCTGTGGATACGGGGCATTTGGGGTGTATGCGGCCAGTGTTGCGGATTGTGATGTCTGGCTGAGTGATGACGATTGCCTCGCAACTGCGTGTGCAAAACGCAGCCTTCGGGCGTCTGGAGTGGTGGGAACCGTCGTCACTGCTGACTGCGTTGAGGATAGCGCAATTCCACGATCCGTCGATAGAATCCTTTGTAACCCGCCGACGCACGCTGGAACGGGTGTCCTCTCTGAACTCTTTGCTGGTGCTCGTGCCGTTCTCGCTCCCAACGGACGGCTCACGATGGTTCATCACCGCGAACTCGATTTACGAGAGCATCTTACTGGATTCGATGGAATCGAGATCAACCACACTGGCTCGGATCACGTCGTATTAAACGCTACTCTCTGA
- a CDS encoding ABC transporter substrate-binding protein has protein sequence MTDSNTSRRGFLRVGVTAAVGSTFLAGCLDQMNGSDGSENGSKTTDGSGSSQSTDGSSSGSYTVSIEPMGEVSFDGVPETWLANNGSWADMGIALGQKPPEGVWLTDRYHTQLYDEIPGVSVDKSNMIDLYTDGISKEVFYKTAADVHVMDPNFILNRFKGMDRNDIDGITKNVGPFFGNSIFSQGYKWHDYPYYTLYEAFEKLSKMFQEEQRYSAFKKLDEELQQKIKSNLPPKKERPSVALFWASGNEPKEFSPYIIDKGTSFKQWRDLGVRDALAASNVKNFHTARGHVDYETLLKVDPEVLLFRGHESQTKTEFENTIVKFMKEHQVASQLQAVKNDKVYRGGPLYQGPITNLVLTRRAAKQVYPDVFKDVTLFDPKRVGDIVNGNIAQ, from the coding sequence ATGACGGACTCAAATACCTCTCGTCGAGGATTTTTGCGCGTTGGTGTAACCGCGGCGGTCGGCAGCACGTTCCTCGCCGGGTGTTTAGATCAGATGAATGGTTCAGATGGATCGGAAAACGGATCAAAGACAACTGACGGGTCTGGTAGCTCTCAGTCGACTGATGGTTCGTCGAGTGGTTCGTATACGGTGTCCATCGAACCGATGGGTGAGGTTTCCTTCGATGGCGTACCGGAGACGTGGCTCGCAAACAACGGTAGTTGGGCTGATATGGGTATTGCTCTCGGCCAGAAACCACCAGAGGGAGTATGGCTCACCGATCGGTATCACACCCAACTCTACGACGAGATTCCCGGTGTCTCTGTCGATAAGAGCAACATGATTGACCTCTATACCGACGGTATCAGCAAGGAGGTGTTCTACAAGACCGCGGCCGACGTCCACGTGATGGATCCGAACTTCATTCTCAATCGATTCAAAGGTATGGATCGCAATGACATCGACGGGATCACGAAGAACGTCGGTCCGTTCTTCGGAAACAGTATTTTCTCGCAGGGGTACAAATGGCACGACTACCCCTACTACACGCTGTATGAGGCCTTCGAGAAACTTTCGAAGATGTTTCAGGAAGAACAGCGCTATTCAGCGTTTAAGAAACTCGACGAGGAACTTCAGCAGAAGATCAAGTCTAACCTCCCACCGAAGAAAGAGCGCCCGAGTGTTGCGCTCTTTTGGGCCTCTGGCAACGAACCCAAGGAATTCTCACCATACATCATTGACAAGGGGACGAGCTTCAAACAGTGGCGGGATCTCGGCGTACGCGATGCGCTCGCGGCGTCAAACGTGAAAAATTTCCACACTGCGCGCGGACACGTCGATTACGAGACGCTTTTGAAAGTCGATCCAGAGGTGCTGCTCTTCCGTGGACACGAAAGTCAGACGAAAACGGAGTTCGAGAACACCATCGTCAAATTCATGAAAGAACATCAGGTGGCGAGCCAACTCCAAGCTGTCAAGAACGACAAGGTGTACCGAGGCGGTCCCCTCTATCAAGGTCCGATCACGAATCTCGTGCTGACACGACGAGCCGCAAAACAAGTCTACCCTGATGTGTTCAAAGACGTGACGCTGTTCGATCCAAAACGAGTTGGAGACATTGTCAACGGCAACATAGCGCAGTAG
- a CDS encoding MarR family transcriptional regulator, with protein MLACMLVLSAGIVSAAQVDMSVDEYTLTGDSVLETEEDITYVTGWQSYSVEATVEGDPGAYQACLVMGDAVDEREIECKVVGVNASQSETVNFEKSEWPENMSGRQTVSLVVRDTNASDEPITTSSKQVNILGENGDYDGDGASNRVEIREGIEPRNDDTDGDGLSDGEELKLPTALPNKSDTDGDGLSDGIEVNKYDSSPNEIDTDKDGLNDRVEVNVHGTKPHKADSDNDGLLDKAELKEHGSDPTTKHSDDDGIPDQKEVNIWGTDPNDVDSDSDGLNDDVEVNGPTHPNVPDTDGDGLTDGEERNQYHTRPDKVDTDGDGVNDADEIKAGTDPNGQKLFLFSPMEYPMETAVTIIGAFLAIGIGGRYLWQRRNTPESTHQVESEIPPTVSNPTPIKNVNSDGEATETTVVNREPLTDEDRIQQLLDESGGRLHQSEIVSQTGWSKSKVSRLLSRMEEDGLISKISVGRENLIARSGDEPRHAGSAFED; from the coding sequence ATGCTCGCGTGTATGCTCGTTTTGAGTGCCGGCATTGTGAGCGCAGCACAAGTCGATATGTCGGTCGATGAATACACGCTCACAGGTGACAGCGTCCTCGAAACAGAAGAAGATATAACGTATGTTACGGGCTGGCAATCATACTCTGTTGAGGCGACTGTCGAGGGAGACCCGGGCGCATATCAAGCTTGCCTTGTGATGGGGGATGCGGTCGATGAACGCGAGATAGAGTGCAAGGTGGTCGGTGTGAATGCCAGCCAATCGGAGACTGTGAACTTCGAGAAGTCCGAGTGGCCAGAGAACATGAGTGGTCGGCAAACCGTCTCTCTTGTCGTCCGTGACACCAACGCAAGCGACGAACCCATCACAACATCGAGCAAGCAAGTGAACATTCTGGGCGAAAACGGTGATTACGATGGCGATGGTGCCAGCAACCGAGTGGAAATTCGTGAAGGGATCGAACCCAGAAACGATGACACAGACGGTGATGGACTGAGTGATGGTGAAGAGTTGAAATTACCAACTGCGCTCCCAAATAAGTCGGATACTGATGGAGACGGATTGAGTGACGGGATCGAGGTCAACAAATACGACTCTAGCCCAAACGAAATAGACACCGACAAAGACGGACTGAACGATCGAGTTGAAGTGAACGTCCACGGGACTAAGCCACACAAAGCAGACAGTGACAATGATGGGCTACTCGATAAAGCAGAGTTGAAGGAGCACGGATCAGATCCAACGACGAAACACTCTGACGATGATGGTATTCCGGATCAAAAAGAAGTAAACATATGGGGAACAGACCCCAACGACGTCGATTCCGATAGCGATGGACTTAACGACGATGTCGAGGTGAATGGGCCGACTCATCCGAATGTCCCGGACACAGATGGTGATGGACTCACTGATGGTGAGGAACGGAATCAGTACCATACCAGACCGGACAAAGTGGATACAGACGGGGATGGCGTCAATGACGCCGACGAAATAAAAGCAGGGACGGATCCAAACGGACAGAAACTCTTCTTGTTCTCCCCGATGGAGTATCCGATGGAGACAGCGGTTACTATTATTGGTGCATTTCTCGCTATCGGCATCGGTGGGAGATACTTGTGGCAGCGTCGCAACACTCCGGAATCGACACATCAGGTCGAAAGCGAGATACCGCCTACTGTCTCGAATCCGACGCCAATCAAAAATGTGAACTCCGACGGCGAAGCCACTGAAACAACAGTCGTCAATCGTGAGCCACTCACTGACGAGGACCGTATCCAGCAACTGCTCGATGAAAGCGGCGGCCGATTGCATCAATCGGAGATCGTCTCGCAAACCGGATGGTCGAAATCGAAGGTGAGTCGACTGCTCTCGCGGATGGAAGAGGATGGTCTGATCAGCAAAATCAGCGTCGGACGCGAAAATCTCATCGCTCGTTCGGGCGACGAACCGAGACACGCCGGTTCGGCGTTCGAGGACTGA
- a CDS encoding metallophosphoesterase gives MRLGVISDIHANRVALDAVMDAMPNVEYLVCAGDVIGYNPQPSECVEAVRDSIPCVQGNHDRAIDAPEQYRSNEMAYEGLRYAADRLSEEQREWLRTLPESRSLFEGRVRVIHSHPSDRGQYVWPARFPSLEPYLTENAEDVLILGHTHVQHHAMVGDTLVVNPGSVGQPRDNDPRAAFAVIELDDRTVEEHRTEYDIECVKDAIDNAELPQRTGRRLEVGS, from the coding sequence ATGCGCCTCGGTGTCATTTCTGACATCCACGCGAATCGGGTCGCGCTTGATGCCGTAATGGATGCGATGCCGAATGTCGAGTATCTCGTTTGTGCGGGCGACGTGATCGGCTACAATCCACAGCCCTCCGAGTGCGTCGAAGCGGTTCGTGATTCGATCCCGTGTGTACAGGGCAATCACGACCGAGCGATCGATGCGCCAGAACAGTATCGCTCGAACGAGATGGCCTACGAAGGACTGCGCTATGCGGCTGATCGTCTTAGCGAGGAGCAGCGTGAATGGCTTCGAACGCTCCCCGAATCGAGATCGCTGTTTGAGGGGCGTGTCCGAGTGATCCATAGCCATCCGTCAGACCGGGGTCAGTACGTCTGGCCAGCACGGTTTCCGTCGCTCGAGCCATACCTCACCGAGAATGCGGAAGACGTGCTGATTCTGGGCCACACTCATGTCCAGCATCACGCGATGGTCGGCGATACGCTCGTTGTCAATCCTGGAAGTGTCGGACAACCCCGTGACAACGATCCGCGTGCGGCATTCGCTGTCATCGAACTTGACGACCGGACGGTCGAGGAACACCGCACCGAGTACGATATCGAGTGCGTTAAAGACGCTATCGACAATGCGGAACTTCCGCAACGAACTGGACGTCGGCTCGAAGTCGGGTCGTAA
- a CDS encoding DUF4129 domain-containing protein: protein MNRDQIAPLALALLAVLALGAAAATLNSVNQDSNRGTSEDIGAGGDGSTFDLGSPSLNTSTTASSPQTGVLQLLFAVLLLIGLVGLAIMIYQRDWRSLLPAIAMIVVLSVLLIGLYYALQSFTTPSSQNGLIGSERSVPSGVTGGAEKAVDPVVSEPSILLFGLLAVAIIVALTLLVRSTGDSPLSNTPLTAGDESTSDDSETAESAAIGEVAGQVADRIETDASLSNAIYRAWQEMTEQLDLQSESSTPGEFASAAVAAGMARDDVEELTTLFEATRYGNVDVSEEREQRALAALRRIEREYTEK, encoded by the coding sequence GTGAACAGAGATCAGATTGCGCCGCTTGCCCTTGCACTTCTCGCTGTGTTGGCGCTCGGAGCAGCCGCTGCAACGCTCAACTCCGTGAACCAAGACAGCAACCGGGGAACGAGCGAAGATATCGGCGCAGGGGGTGATGGATCGACGTTCGATCTCGGGTCACCGTCGCTCAACACGTCCACAACAGCGTCTTCGCCACAGACTGGGGTCCTTCAACTGCTGTTCGCTGTGCTTCTGCTGATTGGGCTCGTTGGGCTCGCGATTATGATCTATCAACGCGATTGGCGATCATTACTCCCGGCTATCGCTATGATAGTGGTTTTGTCGGTGCTCCTCATCGGGCTGTACTACGCTCTCCAGTCGTTCACGACACCGTCGTCACAGAACGGACTCATCGGTAGCGAACGATCCGTTCCAAGCGGTGTGACCGGAGGTGCGGAGAAAGCCGTCGATCCAGTAGTGAGCGAACCGTCGATCCTGCTGTTTGGACTTCTCGCGGTTGCGATCATCGTCGCCCTGACTCTTCTTGTCCGTTCAACGGGTGATAGTCCACTTTCGAATACCCCGTTGACTGCTGGCGATGAGTCTACGTCCGACGACTCGGAAACGGCAGAATCCGCTGCTATTGGGGAAGTTGCAGGGCAAGTAGCGGACAGAATCGAAACCGACGCCTCGCTTTCGAACGCGATCTATCGCGCTTGGCAGGAAATGACAGAGCAACTCGATCTGCAGAGCGAGTCTAGCACCCCCGGCGAATTCGCTTCCGCTGCCGTCGCCGCCGGAATGGCGCGCGATGATGTCGAGGAACTAACGACGCTCTTCGAAGCAACCCGGTATGGAAACGTTGACGTTAGCGAGGAACGCGAACAGCGAGCACTGGCAGCCCTCCGCCGAATCGAACGAGAATATACAGAAAAATAA